GGCACCGGCGACCAGTACGACTGCGCGGTGCACTACCGCACCTCACGAGACGGGTGGAACTGGGGCGACCCACGCGACATCGGGCCGATGATCCACAGTCCTAGCGGGCAGTACTTCACTCATACCCCGACTATCGCGACGGCGACCGGTGGGCGCCTCCTGTTGGTGGGACAGGTGTTGAACAACGCCGACGGCGGCGTCGCAGCCGGAAACGGCGACACCCTGTTCGAGACCGGGCCCGGCGGGCACGGAGGTTGGTCCGCCGTCGCAGCACCGGTCTCCGTACCGGATGCCCGCAACGACGTGTGTCCCAACTACAGCTCCACCCTGGTGGCGCTCGGAGGTGCCGGTGTCCGGGTGCTGGAGATCGCCACCGACTACGGATCGGACAACGTCTGCCGGGGTTACTTCGCCACGGGCAGCGTCCGATGACCGTGGACCCCAGGCCGATCGAGGCGGTCAAAGACGGTGGTTGGCGGCAGATCGCCGCCGTCAACGCCGCCCTGGATCGCGGTGAGATCGACGAGGCAGGCTGGCACGCCGGGGTGATGGACTTGGTGGTCCCTGCGTATCTCGGCGCCGACACGCCATGGGGCCAGTCCGGCAAGAGCGGCACGGCCGCGGACTGGGAAGCTGGCCGGCGGCTCGTGATGGATGCCGTCGATGCCGACGGAAGCTTCCTCGACATCGGCTGTGCGAGTGGGTATCTGATGCAGTCCGTGCAGCGGTGGGGCCGCGATCGGGGCCTCGCGGTGGAGCCCTACGGCCTGGATATCGCCCCCGAACTGGCCGAACTCGCCCGGTCGCGCCTGCCCGAGTGGGTCGACCGCATCTGGGTCGGTAATGCCCTGCACTGGCGCGCACCCGGAGGTCGACGCTTCGACGTCGTACGCACCGGGCTGGAATACGTCCCACAGCGCCGGCACCTCGATCTCGTCGAGCACCTGCTCGAGTCCGTGGTCGGCCGTCGGCTCATCATTGGAGTGTTCACCGAGGAGATCGCGGAGAGATTCACCGAGCGGGCGCTCACCGAGGCCGGGTTTTCGGTCGCCGGGCGTAGCGAGACGGCGCACTCCGACGACCGGGTGATGCGCAGACTGTTGTGGATCGACCGCTGACCGGGCCGACTGTGCCCGATCAGGTCAGGTGCCGCAGATAACGGTCGGGAGCGCGGAGAAACGACCGCGTCGAGGTGACCAGGTGGCAGTCGTCGTTGGGCCAGGAGGACGAGGCGACTGTCGAAGGACAGCGCGGATTCCGGCTCGTCCAGGATGTAGAGACGCTGACGAGCCGATCTGCGCGTGCAGCCGTTCGGCGCGCCAGTGCAGGGCTCAGCAGATAAGGCCCTGCTTGCTCGCCGCTCCGTGGGCGGTTGGGTTGGTGCCGACCCAGCGAGGATCGGCCGGCTCCGACGCCGGTTGATAGCGGGAATCGGAGGACAGCCGGAAACGGTCGGACGTGTTGTTGTCCAGTCCGAGGTGTGCGGTGTGCATGGTGAAGACCAGCAGGTCGCCGGCGCGGTAGTCGCGGGTCACCCAGCGCAGACCGAGCCGCTCCCGGAGGCCGACCGGGTCGTCGGTCAGCGTCCCGCCCCAGGGCAGGCCGCTCCGGGCCTTGGCGAGTTCCTCTGGATCGTCGGAGTTGGCGCAGTAGGTGTCGACGTCGCGGGTCGCGTAGTCACGGATGATGTCGTCGAGCCGGTGCGAGCCTTCGAGTACGGCGACGCCTCCCAAGTTGGTGTCGATGTCGCCGAGTGGTGTCCATGCCGTCAGCAGTTTGTCCGTGCCGCGGTTCATGAACACGTTGTCCATGTGCGGCAGGGTCCCGTGGCCGGGCCCGACCACCCGCAGCCAAGTGAAATCGAAGTGCCGCACCTGATCGTCGAAGAGACCTTCGAACAGCGAGAGCATGCGAGGGCCGTAGAGCAGATGCTGCAGCCCGGGGGAGCTGCCGGCCAACTCGTTCATCCCGAAGGGTTCGCCCTTGTCGCGCGCCGGTACGGCGTCATCGACCTCGCCGGGAGCGAGCCAACCCAGGTGGGCGAGCCGGTCCAGTAGCTCCCGTCTGGCGGTCAGTACGTCGTCCCGCACGAGATAGCCGGGGAGGAAGAGGTATCCGTCCGCGTCGAGGCGCCGGCGGAGCTCGGTCGCGTCGTGCGCCGCGTCGTCACTCGCTCTCAGCTCGCCGAACGCCGCGGGGTCGATGTCGAGGGGGCGCCCGGCCGCGGTTGGGGGCGTGGCGGTGACCTGCATGATCACGTACCTCTTCTGGCTGGGAGCTTGATCAGTGCGGGCCGGGGTCGTCTTCGGTGCCGCATGGCCCACCCCAAGGATTGTGGTCGATGGCCACCGGGTCGCCCGACATCGTCAGGGGTTCGCGGTACCACCGGGACAGCCGCTGTGCGGAGCGGCCGACGTAATGGCAGATGAACGAACGCCGGAACCGGTCGGCCGAGGTATTGGGCGGCGAGCCGTGGATGAGGCTGCCGTTGAAGAAGAGCACGTCACCCGGGTCGAGGTGCACCGGCACCGCTTCGAGTCCCGGCGGTGGCGGGACGAATTCGCGCGTGAAGGAGATGCTGGTGTCGGCCTGGTCGGGGCAGAAGAGGTCCATGGCATGCGTTCCGGGTACGACCTCGAGGCCGCCGTTGTCCACGTCGACCCGGTCGCAGGCGAGCCAGGCGGCCACGCAGGTGCCCGGCTCGACCCGCAGGTAGAAGTTGTCCTGGTGCAGGGCCTGCCCCCGCGCGCCGGGTGGCTTGAAGTAGAACATGCTCTGCGCGGCAAGGGGTTCCTCACCGAGCAGTTCACCGGCGACGCTGCCGAACCGGGAATCCAGCAGGTAGCGCCGCGACAACGCATTGACCAGGTGCGGGTTGATGATGCGCGGATAGACCTTGAGCAGATCGCCCTCGGCCTCCTCCATCGCCACGGGCTCGTAGAAGTCGGGAATCGGCCCGGCCGCGTGCAACCCCATGAAGTTGGCGAGCAGATCCGCCACCTCGTCGGGGGTGATGAGGCCGCGCAGAACGAGGTATCCGTCTTCGTGGAAGCGGCGGCGCTGGTCGGTCTCGAGCCGTTCCGGCAGAGACACGCTCATGCTGCGTCATCCCTCCTTCGGTGCGACAGGCCTAGGTCTTGGAGCGCGGCGGGACGCTCCCGGCGCTGCAGTAGTTGCCCGGGCTGCCGACCATGTGGGCCACCTTCAGCGCGATCGAGCGGTCGTCGACCTCTTCCGGTCGGTATTCGTCGGAGATGCCCCACCGGAAGCCTGTCTCGTCGGGGTTGGCGCGCGCATAGGCGGCCAGCCCGACCGGCAGCAGGGCGAGCCGCTTGGCCACCCATTCGGCG
This genomic stretch from Mycobacteriales bacterium harbors:
- a CDS encoding phytanoyl-CoA dioxygenase family protein, with amino-acid sequence MQVTATPPTAAGRPLDIDPAAFGELRASDDAAHDATELRRRLDADGYLFLPGYLVRDDVLTARRELLDRLAHLGWLAPGEVDDAVPARDKGEPFGMNELAGSSPGLQHLLYGPRMLSLFEGLFDDQVRHFDFTWLRVVGPGHGTLPHMDNVFMNRGTDKLLTAWTPLGDIDTNLGGVAVLEGSHRLDDIIRDYATRDVDTYCANSDDPEELAKARSGLPWGGTLTDDPVGLRERLGLRWVTRDYRAGDLLVFTMHTAHLGLDNNTSDRFRLSSDSRYQPASEPADPRWVGTNPTAHGAASKQGLIC
- a CDS encoding phytanoyl-CoA dioxygenase family protein gives rise to the protein MSVSLPERLETDQRRRFHEDGYLVLRGLITPDEVADLLANFMGLHAAGPIPDFYEPVAMEEAEGDLLKVYPRIINPHLVNALSRRYLLDSRFGSVAGELLGEEPLAAQSMFYFKPPGARGQALHQDNFYLRVEPGTCVAAWLACDRVDVDNGGLEVVPGTHAMDLFCPDQADTSISFTREFVPPPPGLEAVPVHLDPGDVLFFNGSLIHGSPPNTSADRFRRSFICHYVGRSAQRLSRWYREPLTMSGDPVAIDHNPWGGPCGTEDDPGPH
- a CDS encoding class I SAM-dependent methyltransferase yields the protein MTVDPRPIEAVKDGGWRQIAAVNAALDRGEIDEAGWHAGVMDLVVPAYLGADTPWGQSGKSGTAADWEAGRRLVMDAVDADGSFLDIGCASGYLMQSVQRWGRDRGLAVEPYGLDIAPELAELARSRLPEWVDRIWVGNALHWRAPGGRRFDVVRTGLEYVPQRRHLDLVEHLLESVVGRRLIIGVFTEEIAERFTERALTEAGFSVAGRSETAHSDDRVMRRLLWIDR